Proteins encoded together in one Chitinophaga sp. LS1 window:
- a CDS encoding GAF domain-containing protein, with protein sequence MQTKNYDSTFCGSVPLHQINLIQPYGILIILQRSDYKIVQVSENIVEALELPPAEVVNTLLSRYIPATQLEQLQKRVHEGIVETVPFTLSFSNKDYLVLMQVNGESVILEMEAQSTPTTQNSFITIYQQLKYAMAAINAASSIAEACQIAASQLKALSGYDKVMVYQFDNNWNGTVLAEDAVPEMEKYLGLTFPASDIPKLARAMYLKNPYRLIPNRDYVPVSLYPIINPLTNAFTDLSGCNLRSVPAVHLEYMKNMEIMTSMSCRILKDGQLWGLFSCHHRTPFYLPYEGRALFELLSDIISARILSLQYKEESDEYADLHDIQTRLVEQVYITNDLLTGLLGNAANVLQLFDATGAAMVFNKRMESIGTVPDKHALKDLLLWIQSTAEKSVYQELSLPAVYEPFVSYAKYASGILVISIQPQKGDFLVLFRPEVIREVKWGGNPDEAIHFEKDNIQYHPRNSFSTWQQQVRNTALPWRETELTMAEHLRNFILEYIVKAMD encoded by the coding sequence ATGCAAACGAAGAACTACGACTCCACCTTTTGTGGTAGTGTTCCTTTACATCAGATTAACCTGATACAACCCTATGGAATATTGATCATACTGCAAAGGAGTGATTACAAAATCGTGCAGGTGAGTGAGAATATCGTAGAAGCGCTGGAGCTGCCACCTGCAGAAGTCGTGAATACGTTACTGTCCAGGTATATACCTGCCACCCAGCTGGAACAATTGCAAAAGAGAGTGCATGAAGGTATCGTTGAAACGGTACCGTTTACTTTGTCTTTTTCAAATAAAGACTACCTGGTACTGATGCAGGTAAACGGTGAATCTGTGATACTGGAAATGGAGGCACAGAGCACGCCTACTACCCAAAACTCGTTTATTACTATTTATCAGCAACTCAAATATGCCATGGCGGCCATTAATGCGGCTTCCTCTATTGCGGAAGCCTGCCAGATAGCCGCTTCGCAGCTGAAAGCGTTATCCGGTTACGATAAAGTGATGGTATACCAGTTCGACAACAACTGGAATGGTACTGTGCTGGCAGAGGATGCTGTACCGGAAATGGAAAAGTACCTGGGGTTGACTTTCCCTGCTTCTGATATTCCAAAGCTGGCAAGGGCCATGTACCTCAAAAATCCTTACCGCCTTATTCCCAACAGAGATTATGTGCCGGTGAGCCTGTATCCTATCATCAACCCCCTCACGAATGCATTTACAGATCTGTCTGGTTGCAACCTGCGCTCTGTTCCTGCCGTGCACCTGGAATATATGAAGAATATGGAAATCATGACATCCATGTCTTGTCGTATATTAAAAGACGGGCAGCTATGGGGACTGTTTTCCTGTCATCACCGTACCCCGTTCTACCTGCCATACGAAGGGAGGGCACTTTTTGAACTGCTTTCGGACATCATTTCGGCGCGTATCCTATCTCTTCAATATAAGGAAGAGAGCGATGAATATGCCGATCTGCATGACATTCAGACCAGGCTGGTAGAACAGGTATACATTACCAACGACCTGCTAACTGGTTTGTTGGGGAATGCGGCCAATGTACTTCAGCTCTTTGATGCCACCGGCGCCGCCATGGTATTTAATAAAAGGATGGAAAGCATAGGTACTGTGCCTGATAAGCATGCGCTCAAAGATCTGTTGCTCTGGATCCAGAGTACAGCGGAGAAAAGTGTGTACCAGGAACTGAGTCTGCCGGCAGTCTATGAACCTTTCGTGAGCTATGCTAAATACGCCAGTGGAATACTGGTCATCAGCATACAACCACAAAAAGGGGACTTTTTGGTACTGTTCCGTCCGGAAGTAATCAGGGAGGTAAAGTGGGGAGGTAACCCGGATGAAGCGATCCATTTCGAAAAAGATAATATACAATACCACCCCCGAAACTCGTTTAGTACCTGGCAGCAACAGGTACGGAATACCGCTCTGCCATGGCGTGAGACGGAATTGACCATGGCGGAACACCTGCGCAATTTTATATTGGAGTACATAGTAAAGGCAATGGACTGA
- a CDS encoding biliverdin-producing heme oxygenase, whose product MIEQLRESTAALHQDLERTLIPLIKQVNSPEAYIRLLQLFYGYYYPLEQYIGAHIDTSFPGGFDHRRKAVLLLQDINVINGSPLDPPPTCTDIPEINDNGQALGAMYVLEGSTLGGQVICQIIQRNLPLPEITKALSFFNGYGEESRAKWDSFVLYLEGYHGTDEQKIRLVETAANTFRLFKVWAQANA is encoded by the coding sequence ATGATTGAACAGTTAAGAGAAAGTACAGCAGCACTCCATCAGGACCTGGAAAGGACCCTGATCCCGCTGATTAAGCAAGTAAATTCCCCTGAGGCATACATCAGGTTACTGCAATTGTTTTACGGATACTATTATCCGCTGGAACAATACATTGGGGCGCATATTGATACATCCTTCCCCGGTGGGTTTGATCACCGCCGCAAGGCTGTGCTGTTATTGCAGGATATCAACGTGATCAATGGTTCTCCACTGGATCCTCCACCTACCTGTACCGATATTCCAGAAATTAATGATAACGGACAGGCGCTTGGTGCTATGTATGTACTGGAAGGCTCCACCCTGGGCGGACAGGTCATTTGTCAGATTATACAACGAAACCTCCCTTTGCCGGAAATTACAAAGGCATTATCTTTTTTTAACGGTTATGGTGAAGAATCCCGCGCTAAATGGGACAGCTTCGTACTCTACCTCGAAGGATACCACGGAACAGATGAACAAAAAATACGGCTAGTGGAAACCGCTGCCAATACCTTCAGGCTATTCAAAGTTTGGGCGCAAGCCAACGCCTGA
- a CDS encoding response regulator, with product MIKKAQRTRKCILVADDDADDRELIKVAFEESGTETELRFVENGEELMYYLNRQGKYADEEKYPFPSIILLDLNMPRKDGREALREIKEHANLKWLPIIILTTSTEAKDISKCYELGVNSFTIKPSNFSDLVSFTRMLHIYWFTVVQLP from the coding sequence ATGATCAAGAAGGCGCAACGTACCAGAAAATGTATACTGGTTGCTGATGACGACGCAGACGACCGGGAGCTTATAAAAGTGGCTTTTGAGGAGAGTGGGACTGAAACTGAATTGCGTTTTGTTGAGAATGGAGAAGAATTAATGTATTACCTGAACAGGCAGGGAAAATATGCGGACGAAGAAAAATACCCTTTCCCAAGTATTATCTTACTTGACCTGAACATGCCGCGTAAAGACGGTAGGGAAGCATTACGTGAAATTAAAGAACATGCAAATCTTAAGTGGCTGCCCATCATTATTCTGACTACTTCTACTGAAGCAAAGGATATTTCGAAATGCTATGAATTGGGGGTGAATAGTTTTACCATCAAGCCATCCAATTTCTCAGACCTGGTCTCATTTACCCGCATGCTGCATATCTATTGGTTTACAGTGGTGCAATTGCCGTAG
- a CDS encoding S41 family peptidase, with product MKQPILIALLSCATVFVACRKDHDTDTETPVSPTEGTREQFTLDSIYLYAKQIYLWYDALPDYTTFNPRQYATGSSVLTNYEKELYVITQLKTNPSTGYSYEYSGYAGTPKYSFIDDGSLTGGRRGSVSLTGTNRLATVSLTDKGDDFGLSLSASTDIRIRYVNPNSPAALAGLQRGFKVTQINGTAVSTSNTSFIESALNSNSISMTIEDNNGMTGTVNLTKSNYSTSPVMKDTVLTAGASKVGYLAYSRFSVLSSSQTPLENAFSKFAAAGVTSLIIDLRYNGGGYTTTAEELVNLIAPPSLKDKVMYTEYFNQLLQDGKATILKQQTYLDANGNTVQYNGHTATYADLDYSVSGNTYKFSKAGSLNSVKQVVFIVSGNTASASELVINSLKPYLTVKLVGSQTYGKPVGFFGVKIDAYTVYMSNFYMQNANGDGDYFQGMTPDIAASDDVTHDFGDANETCIAAALSYLAGSGRTGVATTVTPLIHMGPTSFSGMIEDRLHTK from the coding sequence GTGAAACAACCCATCCTTATTGCACTCCTATCCTGTGCCACTGTATTCGTAGCCTGTCGCAAGGACCACGATACTGATACTGAAACACCCGTATCTCCAACAGAAGGCACCCGTGAGCAATTTACGCTCGACTCCATCTATCTCTATGCAAAACAGATATACCTGTGGTACGATGCTTTGCCTGACTATACTACCTTCAATCCGCGTCAGTATGCTACCGGCAGTAGTGTATTGACTAATTACGAGAAGGAGCTGTATGTCATTACCCAATTAAAAACCAACCCCAGTACCGGCTACTCATATGAGTACTCTGGCTATGCCGGTACGCCAAAATATTCCTTTATTGACGACGGTTCACTCACCGGTGGCCGCCGTGGAAGTGTTTCGCTAACCGGCACTAACCGGCTGGCTACTGTTTCTCTGACGGACAAAGGGGACGATTTCGGTCTGAGCCTCAGTGCAAGCACCGACATCCGCATTCGCTATGTGAATCCCAATTCTCCTGCAGCACTGGCCGGGTTACAGAGAGGTTTCAAGGTTACACAGATCAATGGTACTGCTGTATCTACTTCCAATACTTCCTTTATTGAATCTGCACTCAACAGCAATTCAATATCCATGACTATTGAGGACAATAATGGAATGACGGGTACTGTGAATCTGACGAAATCAAATTATTCAACAAGTCCGGTGATGAAAGATACTGTCCTGACCGCCGGCGCTTCCAAAGTGGGATACCTGGCCTATAGCCGTTTCTCAGTATTGTCCAGTTCGCAGACGCCGCTGGAAAATGCATTCAGCAAGTTTGCAGCCGCTGGTGTGACCTCACTCATCATCGACTTACGATATAATGGTGGTGGGTATACGACTACTGCTGAAGAGCTGGTAAACCTCATTGCACCTCCTTCTCTGAAAGATAAGGTGATGTATACTGAATACTTCAATCAACTGCTACAGGATGGTAAAGCAACAATCTTAAAACAACAGACTTACCTGGATGCCAATGGTAATACTGTTCAATATAATGGTCATACAGCTACCTATGCTGACCTGGATTATTCAGTAAGTGGTAACACTTACAAATTCAGTAAGGCAGGGAGTTTGAACAGTGTGAAGCAGGTCGTTTTCATCGTAAGTGGCAATACTGCTTCTGCGAGTGAACTCGTGATCAACAGTTTAAAACCTTACCTGACGGTGAAGCTGGTAGGTAGTCAAACCTATGGAAAGCCAGTGGGTTTCTTTGGTGTTAAAATCGACGCCTATACAGTTTACATGTCAAACTTCTATATGCAGAATGCAAATGGTGATGGTGATTATTTTCAGGGTATGACTCCTGATATTGCTGCCAGTGACGATGTGACGCATGATTTCGGAGATGCAAATGAGACCTGTATAGCAGCAGCTTTGAGTTATCTGGCTGGGTCCGGAAGAACGGGTGTTGCAACAACGGTAACACCGTTGATACACATGGGGCCGACCTCATTTTCCGGTATGATTGAGGATAGATTGCACACAAAATAA
- a CDS encoding HmuY family protein: MRISFLLLAVFLFASCSDKDKKDDPALPDLPAVTVTASGTYTVNNLIGDTIARAGGSATFKTVYYSLEDGRVIPDAYAATDKWDIAFASIYNSSVWANNGTATYNPGKGGPGKGGIYLVVDSAVDKQYFDYENQRPAAVPIAQSLMEEAFNKVTTVPVADADLLINGYLTLDHFNGSTNGYAFYDFYGQMYPGDSEKAHVVYGLPRTIIIKTAKGNYAKLMIYSFYKDNPANPDIHTAAPYITFKYTINKDGDKTFNQ; encoded by the coding sequence ATGCGTATATCTTTCTTGTTGTTAGCCGTCTTTTTATTCGCATCCTGTTCGGATAAGGATAAAAAGGACGATCCTGCTTTACCTGATTTACCTGCAGTGACAGTGACCGCCAGTGGTACGTATACTGTGAATAACCTAATCGGTGATACTATAGCGAGAGCTGGTGGTAGCGCTACTTTCAAAACTGTGTATTATAGCCTGGAAGATGGCCGTGTGATCCCCGATGCTTATGCAGCGACTGACAAATGGGACATTGCATTTGCCAGCATTTACAACAGCAGTGTATGGGCGAATAATGGCACGGCTACTTACAATCCTGGTAAGGGTGGACCTGGCAAAGGGGGCATTTACCTGGTGGTAGATAGTGCAGTGGATAAGCAATATTTCGATTATGAAAACCAGCGTCCTGCTGCTGTGCCTATTGCACAAAGTTTAATGGAGGAGGCTTTTAATAAAGTGACGACTGTACCTGTGGCAGATGCTGATCTGTTGATAAATGGTTATCTCACTCTGGATCATTTTAATGGAAGTACAAATGGATATGCCTTCTATGATTTTTATGGACAGATGTATCCGGGTGATAGTGAGAAAGCCCATGTGGTGTATGGGTTGCCACGTACTATTATTATTAAAACTGCGAAGGGGAATTATGCAAAACTGATGATCTACAGTTTTTATAAAGATAACCCGGCTAACCCGGATATTCATACTGCTGCACCTTATATCACTTTTAAATACACGATCAATAAAGATGGCGATAAGACATTTAACCAATAG
- a CDS encoding HmuY family protein → MYKRAQWQWLAAIVLLTMACKKENNNVTKLNYEDGVSTVIYDLAGDTEASVADGVEGKEKRPFRSFYFKLSTKLQSWDSSNTFKQSNNWDLAFTDIYNALVYVNNGSGEGPGKGGAGKGLIIAVDSAYSKVTIAPEEDAFETGNLRFAGWDGYPQPYNTGWYFYSLNTHLAVPIQNRTFIIRTADGKYGKLELINVYQGNPPTVTDLFWPAPYFTFRYFVQQDGSHNLKTP, encoded by the coding sequence ATGTACAAGCGAGCCCAATGGCAATGGTTAGCAGCCATCGTACTGCTGACTATGGCCTGTAAGAAAGAGAACAACAATGTTACTAAACTAAATTATGAAGATGGCGTGAGCACTGTCATCTACGACCTTGCTGGCGATACTGAAGCCTCTGTGGCGGATGGTGTGGAAGGAAAAGAGAAACGCCCGTTCCGGAGTTTTTATTTCAAGCTGTCGACCAAACTGCAATCATGGGATAGCAGCAACACCTTTAAGCAAAGTAACAACTGGGACCTTGCATTTACAGATATCTATAATGCCCTCGTATATGTGAATAACGGTAGTGGAGAAGGCCCCGGAAAAGGTGGTGCGGGAAAGGGACTGATCATCGCTGTGGATAGTGCTTATAGCAAAGTGACAATAGCTCCCGAAGAGGATGCATTCGAAACAGGGAATCTTCGTTTTGCAGGATGGGATGGTTATCCACAACCTTATAATACCGGCTGGTATTTCTATTCACTGAACACACATCTGGCAGTGCCTATTCAGAACCGCACGTTTATCATCCGCACAGCAGATGGTAAATATGGAAAGCTGGAACTGATCAATGTATACCAGGGAAATCCTCCTACTGTGACTGATCTTTTCTGGCCGGCACCTTATTTCACCTTCCGCTATTTTGTACAGCAGGATGGTAGTCATAACCTGAAAACACCTTGA
- a CDS encoding TonB-dependent receptor: MRTSKDLYTLFILCCSSLCAFSQSDTSRTLKSVEVKAVHLETLTSRAAMPVTVISRKTLEMMGSRRLDEVMREQTGIAIVNDVSAGSRAIGMQLQGFSADYILILIDGQPMIGRNAGNFDLSRITVSDIERIEIVKGASSSLFGSEALGGVVNIITRQHIDAAQGQAIVRYGSQHTQDFTLEGETPFGGGTDKSGNGSLNLSGNFYHTDGYNVNSFLSKGATAPPYDSYSLQGRLRYKLNVNNSLNIAGRWALRNSINESVYSSSQVTNTTRDVLHESDVNGAIVWQVNLNKGRNANPDKGWQANLNKDRNATPDKDWQANLNKDRKTNLNNGWNANLTNTWQLKTQYYLTRYSTTQDVSTGKSAQLSSNDFTQYYHRFEEQVQYVVSNQLSFAGGIGGNLEVMDGNDLKSEYAYAQGDWKVNNRLSSRLGFRYDHSDFYGGRLNPSAGLKYSLSEKISLTAAFGTGYKTPDFQKRYQVFTNPQAGYTVLGVEEVAIQLAAMQAAGLISEVRPVAKDISAALKPEMAVSYNVGMSYTPVQKIRIDVNGFYNQLHNFINTVQIATRTNFQPVYSYINLDRSFTGGVEAGISTHVLKGLDISFGYQLLYAKDRGIMDSIRTGAYPYNKIRNNNTGETRASKVSDYIGLENRSRHMLNLRVFYEYAPWGISATFRANYKSRSGYDDANNNRFLDTYDTFIDAYCLVYASIEKKLCKGHLAVQITADNLMNYTDMLMPGQPGRILMAGLKWRLFKQ; encoded by the coding sequence ATGCGTACCAGCAAAGATTTATACACGCTCTTCATATTGTGTTGTAGCAGTTTATGTGCCTTTAGTCAATCCGATACCTCCCGTACTTTGAAAAGTGTGGAAGTCAAAGCCGTGCACCTGGAAACACTTACCAGCAGGGCTGCCATGCCTGTGACTGTGATTAGTCGCAAGACACTGGAAATGATGGGCAGCCGCCGACTGGATGAGGTGATGCGGGAACAGACGGGTATTGCGATTGTCAATGATGTCTCTGCAGGGTCGAGGGCAATTGGTATGCAACTACAAGGGTTTAGCGCTGATTATATTTTGATTTTAATTGATGGTCAACCTATGATAGGTAGAAATGCGGGAAATTTCGACTTGTCAAGAATTACTGTTTCTGATATTGAAAGAATCGAAATTGTGAAGGGGGCCAGCTCGAGTTTGTTTGGGAGTGAAGCATTGGGAGGGGTAGTGAATATTATTACCCGCCAACATATTGATGCGGCACAGGGGCAGGCTATTGTAAGATATGGTTCGCAGCATACGCAGGATTTTACTTTGGAAGGGGAAACACCATTTGGTGGAGGTACTGATAAGAGTGGTAACGGCTCCCTCAATCTATCAGGTAATTTTTATCATACCGATGGCTACAATGTGAATTCCTTCCTGAGCAAAGGTGCGACCGCACCACCTTATGATAGTTATAGTCTGCAGGGCCGGCTTCGGTATAAATTGAATGTTAACAATTCACTAAACATTGCCGGTCGATGGGCACTCCGTAATTCTATCAATGAATCTGTCTATAGCAGTAGTCAGGTGACGAATACTACCAGGGATGTACTGCATGAAAGTGATGTGAATGGAGCGATTGTCTGGCAGGTTAACCTTAATAAAGGCAGGAACGCTAATCCTGATAAAGGCTGGCAGGCTAACCTTAATAAAGACAGGAACGCTACTCCTGATAAAGACTGGCAGGCTAACCTTAATAAAGACAGGAAAACTAACCTTAATAATGGCTGGAACGCTAACCTTACTAATACCTGGCAACTAAAAACACAGTACTACCTGACAAGATATAGCACTACTCAGGATGTAAGTACAGGTAAGTCTGCACAGCTGAGCTCAAATGATTTTACCCAATACTATCATCGCTTTGAGGAGCAGGTGCAATATGTTGTGTCGAATCAGTTATCATTTGCCGGGGGCATAGGAGGTAATCTCGAAGTGATGGATGGGAATGATTTAAAAAGTGAGTATGCCTATGCTCAAGGTGACTGGAAAGTGAATAACCGCCTGAGTTCCCGTTTGGGTTTCCGCTATGACCATTCTGATTTTTATGGCGGCAGACTCAATCCCAGCGCTGGATTGAAATATAGTTTGTCAGAAAAAATATCGTTGACCGCTGCTTTTGGAACTGGTTATAAAACACCTGATTTTCAGAAGAGATACCAGGTATTTACCAATCCACAGGCAGGATATACCGTATTGGGTGTGGAAGAAGTAGCTATTCAGTTGGCCGCCATGCAGGCAGCAGGGTTGATCAGTGAGGTAAGACCTGTGGCAAAAGATATCAGTGCTGCACTGAAACCCGAAATGGCTGTCTCTTACAATGTTGGAATGAGTTATACACCTGTTCAAAAAATTCGCATCGATGTGAATGGCTTTTACAACCAGCTGCACAATTTTATCAACACTGTTCAGATTGCGACCCGCACAAATTTTCAACCCGTTTATTCCTATATCAATCTCGACAGATCTTTTACCGGAGGCGTAGAAGCCGGTATCAGTACACATGTACTGAAAGGCCTGGACATATCTTTCGGTTATCAGTTACTGTATGCGAAGGATAGAGGGATTATGGATTCTATCAGGACCGGCGCCTATCCATACAATAAGATACGTAACAATAATACAGGAGAGACGAGGGCATCCAAAGTCAGTGATTATATCGGTCTTGAAAACAGATCCAGGCATATGCTAAACCTACGTGTGTTTTATGAATATGCTCCCTGGGGCATCAGCGCTACTTTCCGCGCGAATTATAAGAGCAGGTCCGGCTATGATGATGCAAACAATAACCGGTTTCTGGATACCTACGATACATTCATTGATGCCTACTGCCTGGTATATGCTTCTATCGAAAAGAAACTTTGCAAAGGTCATCTGGCTGTTCAGATCACAGCAGACAACCTCATGAATTATACGGATATGTTGATGCCAGGACAACCCGGACGCATCCTGATGGCCGGGTTGAAATGGCGACTGTTTAAACAATAA
- a CDS encoding HmuY family protein → MKLSRLLLVLAVATTGLFSACSKDDDATVVIAPSDGSELTLDGGGGTGAPNTVYVDMSTDSATAVKRLSWSLGFYSGSDYRVILNSFSAMSAKVTTKTDITAVTTDDASGVSMAIGQGQGTLSMIDDVYGDLSVTVIAEVSATADANYVYLVKAEDGTTDPATWYKVKITRNGTTGYTLQYALLGATTINSVTITKNSSYNFVFFSFATNATVSVEPKKAEWDFAWSYAAYYTATIPYFFSDFVVINQYAGVSAAKVDSTVVGYSSFTKADTASLTFSSKRDAIGSSWRSTSSGIYKQYYYIVRDPAGNYYKLKFVSMGINDGGERGYPVVEYALIKE, encoded by the coding sequence ATGAAATTAAGCAGACTTTTACTCGTGCTGGCGGTTGCTACTACTGGTTTATTTAGTGCATGTAGTAAAGATGATGATGCCACTGTGGTGATTGCTCCTTCTGATGGATCCGAATTAACTTTAGATGGCGGCGGCGGTACTGGCGCACCAAACACTGTATATGTTGATATGAGTACTGATTCAGCAACTGCTGTAAAACGTCTTAGCTGGTCACTGGGTTTTTATAGCGGTAGTGATTATAGAGTTATTCTGAATAGCTTTAGCGCTATGAGTGCAAAAGTGACTACTAAAACTGATATTACTGCGGTGACTACTGATGATGCCAGCGGTGTAAGTATGGCGATTGGTCAGGGTCAGGGTACGCTTAGCATGATCGATGATGTATATGGTGATCTGAGTGTTACTGTGATTGCTGAAGTATCTGCTACTGCTGATGCGAACTATGTATACCTGGTAAAAGCAGAAGATGGTACTACCGATCCTGCTACCTGGTATAAAGTGAAAATTACCCGCAATGGTACGACTGGTTATACTTTACAATATGCTTTACTGGGTGCTACGACTATTAACTCTGTTACTATTACTAAGAATTCCAGTTATAACTTTGTGTTCTTCTCATTTGCTACCAATGCTACAGTGAGTGTAGAGCCTAAGAAAGCTGAGTGGGATTTTGCATGGTCTTATGCAGCGTATTATACTGCTACTATTCCTTATTTCTTCTCTGATTTTGTGGTGATCAACCAGTATGCTGGTGTGTCTGCTGCCAAGGTGGATTCTACTGTGGTTGGGTATTCAAGTTTTACGAAGGCGGATACGGCTTCACTGACTTTCTCTTCTAAAAGAGATGCGATTGGTAGTAGCTGGAGATCTACCAGCAGTGGTATTTACAAGCAATATTATTATATCGTGAGAGATCCGGCGGGTAACTATTATAAGCTGAAGTTTGTGAGTATGGGGATTAATGATGGTGGTGAGAGAGGGTATCCGGTTGTGGAGTATGCATTAATTAAAGAATAG
- a CDS encoding TonB-dependent receptor plug domain-containing protein: MKFRVILLALLFACSYECWAQIKKGMDSVQLNDVVVTGQYTPQSLKHSVYQVRTITADYIKMRGATNILGVLDNQLGIRFSNDNTLGETDVELMGMSGAEVKILLDGVPLVDRGSTRQSLAQIDVHSIERIEIVEGPMSVVYGTDALAGVINIITKKYNGDKQLSVNASVQEETVGKEYAALDGKGQHNASLGLRWSDHGYFAGAGITGNNFGGWSDTLTGRAKAWHPKDQLMTYGTVGIDRKNVKAWYRLDYLDEDLAAKGDINYDNGKATDAHYLTKRYTHQAQAMWQVNDDLSLNGALSYQDYNRHTRTTIKNFTDGSETLSTASGAQDVTKYNAVFFRSTAQYALNSHLSFQPGVEYSRDASSGQRIEGTPSISNYSLFASAELKPIAGINIRPGVRFSKNSIYDAPPVIPSLNVKFALSKTLDLRLSYARGFRAPALRELYFNFYDASHAIKGNTNLKAEYSNSFTGSLSWQAIQSGKVKLNVTATGFYNDFDNMIDYAYVANSDTMTYVNIAKFKTTGGTLMGKLNWKNLDVSVGASYIGRYNEFSDDDTYKATDPTPTFMWTPEVNGNVTYNMRKIGTTLNLSYKYNGVRPTYESATATDGTTYLHQVKSAAYNMADFTVMKSLTKMFNINAGVRNIFNVTNINNSTANSGVAHSAGTQLPMWYGRSYFLGVSFTWDRK; encoded by the coding sequence ATGAAGTTTAGGGTAATTCTATTAGCCTTGCTATTCGCATGTTCTTACGAATGCTGGGCTCAGATTAAAAAAGGAATGGATTCGGTACAGTTAAATGATGTTGTGGTCACAGGACAATACACCCCACAATCATTAAAGCATTCTGTATACCAGGTGAGGACCATTACTGCTGATTATATTAAAATGCGGGGTGCTACCAACATTTTAGGTGTGCTGGATAATCAGTTGGGTATTCGCTTTTCTAATGATAACACATTGGGTGAAACTGATGTGGAACTCATGGGAATGTCTGGTGCTGAAGTGAAGATCTTACTGGATGGTGTGCCGTTGGTAGATCGTGGAAGTACCCGCCAGAGCCTTGCCCAGATTGATGTACATAGTATTGAACGTATTGAGATTGTAGAAGGACCGATGTCTGTTGTCTATGGTACAGATGCACTCGCAGGTGTGATTAATATTATTACGAAGAAGTATAATGGCGATAAGCAATTGTCTGTAAATGCGAGTGTGCAGGAAGAAACTGTGGGCAAAGAATATGCAGCACTGGATGGTAAAGGTCAACACAATGCATCGTTGGGGTTGCGCTGGAGTGATCATGGTTATTTTGCTGGAGCAGGTATTACGGGAAATAATTTTGGTGGATGGAGTGATACGCTGACTGGAAGAGCTAAGGCATGGCATCCGAAGGATCAGTTGATGACTTATGGTACAGTGGGCATTGACAGGAAAAATGTGAAGGCCTGGTATCGTCTTGATTATCTGGATGAAGATCTGGCTGCTAAAGGAGATATTAATTATGATAATGGAAAAGCGACAGACGCACATTATCTGACTAAAAGATATACACATCAGGCACAGGCGATGTGGCAGGTGAATGATGACCTGAGTCTTAATGGTGCTTTGTCTTACCAGGATTACAATAGACATACACGTACTACTATTAAAAACTTTACTGATGGGTCGGAAACTTTGTCTACCGCTTCAGGTGCGCAGGATGTGACTAAATACAATGCGGTGTTCTTTAGAAGTACAGCGCAGTATGCCCTGAATTCTCATCTGTCTTTTCAGCCGGGTGTTGAATATAGTCGTGATGCCTCGTCCGGACAGCGTATAGAGGGTACGCCCAGTATTTCTAACTATTCTCTTTTTGCTTCTGCTGAATTAAAACCAATTGCAGGTATCAATATCCGCCCGGGTGTCCGATTTAGTAAGAATTCTATTTACGATGCGCCTCCGGTGATACCTTCTTTGAATGTAAAATTTGCATTGTCTAAGACATTGGATTTGCGTTTGTCATATGCCCGTGGTTTCAGGGCGCCGGCTTTGCGTGAGTTGTATTTTAACTTCTATGATGCGAGTCATGCTATTAAAGGGAATACCAACCTGAAGGCGGAATATTCTAACAGTTTTACGGGATCATTGAGCTGGCAGGCGATTCAGTCTGGGAAAGTGAAATTGAATGTAACGGCGACCGGGTTCTATAATGACTTTGATAATATGATTGACTATGCGTATGTGGCGAATAGTGATACGATGACTTATGTGAATATTGCCAAATTCAAAACTACGGGTGGGACGCTGATGGGTAAGCTCAATTGGAAGAACCTGGATGTGAGTGTAGGGGCTTCTTACATTGGTAGATACAATGAATTCTCTGATGATGATACTTATAAGGCGACAGATCCTACGCCTACTTTTATGTGGACGCCAGAGGTGAATGGGAATGTTACTTATAATATGAGGAAAATTGGGACTACGCTAAATCTGTCTTATAAATATAATGGTGTGAGACCTACATATGAGTCAGCGACGGCTACAGATGGTACGACTTATTTGCATCAGGTGAAGTCGGCAGCTTATAATATGGCGGATTTTACAGTGATGAAGTCGTTGACAAAGATGTTCAATATTAATGCTGGGGTGAGGAATATATTCAATGTGACGAATATTAATAATAGTACGGCGAATAGTGGAGTGGCGCATAGTGCGGGGACGCAATTGCCGATGTGGTATGGGAGGAGTTACTTTTTGGGGGTGAGTTTTACGTGGGATAGGAAATAA